A stretch of the Ostrea edulis chromosome 9, xbOstEdul1.1, whole genome shotgun sequence genome encodes the following:
- the LOC125659419 gene encoding MIF-like protein mif-2: MPMVFVYTNLKDEMVAADFEVRTSRCISEVLNKPKEKITILLNTGSRLCRNEDPSPCVLVQIHSIGVFDADRNPGYTGKFLEFFSNTLNIPKSRVSLMYQPIEAFMIGAV, translated from the exons ATGCCGATGGTGTTTGTGTATACTAATTTGAAGGATGAGATGGTTGCTGCCGATTTCGAGGTCAGGACATCTCGATGTATTTCAGAAGTCCTTAACAAGCCGAAAGAG aaaattaCCATTCTCTTGAATACCGGTAGCCGCCTGTGTAGAAACGAAGATCCCTCGCCGTGCGTTCTGGTTCAGATTCATTCAATAGGCGTGTTCGATGCAGACAGAAACCCTGGATACACGGGCAAATTCCTGGAATTCTTCTCAAACACACTCAACATTCCGAAATCAAG AGTTTCCTTAATGTACCAACCAATAGAGGCCTTTATGATCGGAGCGGTGTAA